In the Candidatus Dormiibacterota bacterium genome, one interval contains:
- a CDS encoding alkaline phosphatase family protein has protein sequence MHHRQAAIRLVALLGTASVLSSCLVIGPGTADTGIHKIKHVIVIMQENRTFDSYFGTYPGANGLPKNVCVPDPAGGCVTPYHNANDLNGGGPHGQTDAIADINGGKMDGFVAQAAKGKKGCSQTDNPACGGDKTDVMGFHDAREIPNYWFYAQHFVLQDRMFEPNASWSLPEHLFMVSEWSAHCSIPGDPTSCVNALQNPGTPPDFKKHAGKPVQPPDYAWTDLTYLLHKSKVSWKYYVEGGTEPDCADDTMACPPTLQRAKTPGIWNPLPYFDTVKADGELPNVTDASNYFAAAKEGTLPAVAWIAPSGPDSEHPPALVSQGQAWVTSLINAAMQGPEWDSTAIFLAWDDWGGFYDHVKPPVVDQNGYGLRVPGLVISPYARQGYIDHQTLSFDAYVKFIEDDFLGGQRLDPKTDGRPDPRPGVRENASQLGNLINDFDFTQQPRPGQVLPTTPAPGPASSGPYS, from the coding sequence ATGCACCATCGACAGGCGGCGATTCGCCTGGTTGCGCTGCTCGGCACCGCCTCGGTGCTCAGCTCCTGCCTCGTCATCGGTCCGGGGACGGCGGATACAGGGATCCACAAGATCAAGCATGTGATCGTGATCATGCAGGAGAACCGGACCTTCGACAGCTACTTCGGCACCTATCCGGGCGCCAACGGGTTACCCAAGAATGTCTGCGTCCCCGATCCCGCCGGCGGCTGCGTCACGCCGTATCACAACGCCAACGACCTCAACGGCGGAGGCCCCCATGGCCAGACCGACGCGATCGCGGATATCAACGGCGGCAAAATGGACGGCTTTGTCGCACAAGCGGCGAAGGGGAAGAAGGGTTGCTCGCAAACGGACAACCCGGCCTGCGGCGGTGACAAGACGGACGTGATGGGATTCCACGACGCTCGCGAGATCCCGAACTACTGGTTCTACGCCCAGCACTTCGTGCTGCAGGACCGGATGTTCGAGCCGAACGCCTCCTGGAGCTTGCCGGAGCACCTCTTCATGGTCTCGGAGTGGTCGGCGCACTGCAGCATCCCCGGCGACCCAACGAGCTGCGTCAATGCGCTGCAGAACCCCGGCACCCCACCGGATTTCAAGAAGCATGCCGGGAAACCGGTCCAACCTCCCGACTATGCGTGGACCGATCTCACCTACCTGCTGCACAAGAGCAAGGTCAGCTGGAAGTATTACGTCGAGGGCGGGACCGAGCCCGACTGCGCGGACGACACCATGGCCTGCCCGCCCACCTTGCAGCGAGCCAAGACACCGGGCATCTGGAACCCACTGCCCTATTTCGACACCGTCAAGGCGGACGGCGAGCTGCCGAACGTGACCGACGCCTCGAACTACTTCGCGGCGGCCAAAGAAGGGACGCTGCCGGCCGTCGCGTGGATCGCGCCGAGCGGGCCGGACAGCGAACATCCACCGGCGCTGGTGAGCCAGGGCCAGGCCTGGGTCACCAGCCTCATCAATGCCGCGATGCAGGGCCCGGAGTGGGATAGCACCGCGATCTTCCTCGCCTGGGACGACTGGGGCGGCTTCTATGACCACGTCAAGCCGCCGGTCGTCGACCAGAACGGCTATGGACTGCGGGTGCCCGGCCTCGTCATCAGCCCCTACGCCCGCCAGGGGTACATCGATCACCAGACCCTTAGCTTCGACGCCTACGTGAAATTCATCGAGGACGACTTTCTCGGCGGCCAGCGACTCGACCCCAAGACAGACGGGCGGCCGGACCCACGTCCAGGCGTTCGCGAGAACGCGTCCCAGCTGGGCAACCTGATCAACGACTTCGACTTCACCCAGCAACCACGCCCCGGGCAGGTGCTGCCGACGACGCCGGCGCCGGGTCCTGCTTCATCCGGACCGTACAGCTGA
- a CDS encoding 2Fe-2S iron-sulfur cluster-binding protein: protein MSALMVQPKRLIGISIDGLEVQVPEGTTILQACRRQQIDTPTLCYIDTLHPVNVCRVCVVEVEGSRTLVPACSRPVEAGMKIKTGSERVQHSRRMVLEFLASSADMSLTAPEVKRWMNEYKVRPERYGPPAASRAGERDGARTGRHEAPESGAAASVRQPVKIDNELYVRDYSKCILCYKCVEACGVDAQNTFAITVAGRGFEARISTEFAVGLPQSACVYCGNCIGVCPTGALMFKSEYDMREGGTWDESRQTVTSTICGYCGVGCTTDLHVQDNTIVKVTSPLDHDVTRGHLCVKGRFGFQFVQRRDPERNAPA from the coding sequence ATGAGTGCGCTCATGGTGCAGCCCAAGCGACTGATCGGGATCAGCATCGATGGTCTCGAAGTGCAGGTGCCGGAGGGGACGACCATCCTCCAGGCCTGTCGCCGGCAACAGATCGACACGCCCACGCTCTGTTACATCGACACTCTCCATCCGGTCAACGTCTGCCGGGTCTGCGTCGTCGAAGTCGAGGGATCACGTACCCTTGTCCCGGCGTGCTCCCGGCCGGTCGAGGCGGGTATGAAGATCAAGACCGGCTCGGAGCGGGTCCAGCACAGCCGAAGGATGGTTCTGGAGTTCCTGGCTTCGTCCGCCGACATGTCGCTCACGGCCCCCGAGGTCAAGCGGTGGATGAACGAATACAAGGTCCGGCCGGAACGCTATGGCCCGCCGGCCGCCAGCCGGGCCGGTGAGCGCGATGGAGCTCGCACCGGCCGTCACGAAGCACCCGAATCCGGAGCGGCGGCCTCGGTGCGGCAGCCGGTCAAGATCGACAACGAACTCTACGTTCGCGACTACTCGAAATGCATCCTCTGTTACAAGTGCGTTGAGGCGTGCGGGGTCGACGCGCAGAACACCTTCGCGATCACGGTTGCGGGAAGGGGCTTCGAAGCACGGATATCGACCGAATTCGCCGTCGGACTCCCGCAATCCGCCTGCGTCTACTGCGGCAACTGTATCGGCGTCTGCCCGACCGGCGCGTTGATGTTCAAAAGTGAGTACGACATGCGGGAAGGCGGCACCTGGGACGAATCACGGCAAACGGTGACCTCCACGATCTGCGGCTACTGCGGGGTCGGCTGTACCACAGACCTGCACGTACAGGACAACACGATCGTGAAAGTCACCTCACCACTCGACCACGACGTCACTCGCGGCCATCTCTGTGTCAAGGGCCGCTTTGGCTTCCAGTTCGTGCAACGCCGCGACCCCGAGCGTAACGCGCCGGCGTAA
- a CDS encoding NAD(P)H-dependent oxidoreductase subunit E, whose protein sequence is MDIKLAAPPATAEERAAVDELLGPPSGWQGGVESPVDQRVAFGGHAARARRHLLLPTLHAVQDGVGFISPGALDYVCARLTIPPAEAYGVATGYALLSLEPQPPLVVHVCDDIACKAAGADELCHKIERRAGSDGSAHPDRTATWHRSPCLGLCDRAPGAFVQRAGNRATHGEASIAAADAELITGLMAGKPWPHPAPQAIPQVGDPGLRLLRRVGVVDPQSLDSYRAAGGYAALRRAFELGAEGVIREIADSKLLGRGGAAFPTGRKWEAVARAPERPHYLVCNADESEPGTFKDRILMEQDPFAIVEAMTIGGYATGCERGYLYVRGEYPLARQRIQHAIDQAEDRGLLGSDIMGRGVDFTIEVRRGGGAYICGEETALFNSIEGKRGEPRNKPPFPVQSGLFGKPTVVNNVETLLNIPDIVTAGGRAFAAIGTPESTGTRLFCLSGAVGRPGLYEAPFGLTLRQVLDLAGGVHGRLQAILLGGAAGSFVTSDQFDLPLTFEATRAAGVTLGSGVVMAFDDSVDMNAIVLRIARFFRDESCGQCVPCRVGTVRQEEALYRLAGSGSPDDVAMLSDIGRAMRDASICGLGQTASAAAESALRLGLFSGNRSRGR, encoded by the coding sequence ATGGACATCAAGCTCGCCGCGCCGCCAGCAACGGCTGAGGAGCGAGCTGCGGTCGACGAACTGCTTGGGCCGCCCTCCGGCTGGCAGGGCGGCGTTGAGAGCCCGGTCGATCAGCGGGTCGCCTTTGGCGGCCATGCGGCTCGGGCGCGCCGCCACCTGCTGCTGCCCACGCTTCACGCCGTTCAGGATGGCGTCGGTTTCATCAGCCCGGGAGCGCTGGACTACGTCTGCGCCCGCCTGACCATCCCGCCTGCTGAAGCCTATGGTGTCGCCACCGGGTACGCGCTTCTTTCGCTGGAGCCGCAACCGCCGCTCGTCGTTCATGTGTGCGACGACATCGCCTGCAAAGCGGCGGGAGCGGATGAACTCTGCCACAAGATTGAACGGCGCGCCGGAAGCGACGGCAGCGCTCACCCCGATAGAACCGCAACCTGGCACCGCAGTCCATGCCTAGGCCTTTGTGACCGCGCTCCGGGCGCCTTCGTCCAGCGGGCAGGAAATCGAGCAACACACGGCGAAGCGTCCATCGCAGCCGCGGACGCGGAGCTGATCACCGGACTCATGGCGGGTAAACCCTGGCCCCACCCTGCCCCACAGGCGATCCCCCAGGTGGGTGATCCGGGCCTCCGCCTGCTGCGCCGCGTTGGCGTGGTCGATCCGCAGTCGCTAGACAGCTATCGCGCGGCGGGTGGATACGCCGCGCTGCGCCGCGCCTTCGAGTTGGGCGCGGAGGGCGTGATCCGTGAAATCGCGGACTCCAAACTGCTAGGCCGTGGTGGCGCCGCCTTTCCGACCGGGCGCAAATGGGAGGCGGTGGCACGGGCGCCGGAGCGGCCGCATTATCTCGTGTGCAACGCCGACGAGTCAGAGCCCGGAACCTTCAAGGACCGGATCCTGATGGAGCAGGATCCCTTCGCTATCGTCGAGGCGATGACCATCGGCGGCTATGCAACGGGCTGCGAGCGCGGCTATCTCTATGTCCGGGGCGAGTATCCCCTCGCGCGCCAGCGCATCCAACACGCCATCGACCAGGCGGAGGACCGCGGCCTGCTGGGATCGGACATCATGGGACGCGGCGTCGATTTCACCATCGAGGTTCGGCGGGGCGGAGGCGCCTATATCTGCGGCGAAGAGACAGCGTTGTTCAATTCCATCGAGGGCAAGCGGGGTGAGCCGCGCAATAAGCCGCCGTTCCCGGTGCAGTCGGGCCTCTTCGGCAAACCAACGGTGGTGAACAATGTCGAGACGCTGCTCAACATTCCGGACATCGTCACCGCCGGCGGACGCGCCTTTGCCGCCATCGGCACACCGGAATCCACAGGCACCCGGCTGTTCTGCCTTTCCGGTGCGGTTGGCCGGCCGGGCCTCTACGAGGCGCCCTTCGGCCTCACCCTGCGGCAGGTGCTCGACCTCGCCGGCGGCGTCCACGGACGGCTGCAGGCGATCCTGCTGGGTGGAGCAGCCGGCTCCTTCGTCACGAGCGACCAGTTCGACCTCCCGCTCACGTTCGAGGCGACCCGCGCTGCCGGGGTCACGCTCGGCTCCGGCGTCGTCATGGCCTTCGACGATTCCGTGGACATGAACGCCATCGTGCTCCGGATTGCACGCTTCTTCCGCGATGAGTCCTGCGGGCAATGCGTACCTTGCCGTGTCGGCACGGTCCGCCAGGAAGAGGCGCTGTACAGGCTGGCCGGAAGCGGTTCACCGGACGATGTCGCCATGCTGTCGGACATTGGCCGGGCGATGCGGGACGCGTCCATCTGCGGCCTCGGGCAGACGGCGTCGGCCGCCGCAGAATCGGCCTTGCGGCTTGGCCTGTTCAGCGGTAACCGGAGCCGCGGACGATGA
- a CDS encoding molybdopterin-dependent oxidoreductase — MGKEQRRLTTPMIRDNGSLRAASWGEALDRAAAGFRTAISHKGPTAYGCFSCSKTTNEMNFMAQKFARAVIGSNNVDSCNRTUHAPSVVGLAAVFGAGGGTSSYREVEETDFIILWGSNARETHPIFFHHVLKGVHRGARLIAVDPRRSSSAQWADTWLGIDVGSDIALANAMGREIIHAGLTNTEFIERATTGFDAYRGTVEGYTLERAERDTGVPADVIKTVAHEYARADRAQICWTLGITEHHNAVDNVVALINLALLTGHVGRYGSGLNPLRGQNNVQGGGDMGAIPNKLPGFQDVEDAEKREKFERAWNCMIPPKRGWHLSQMFEAMDRGDLTTLYVIGENPAQSEADQQRAKHLLGKLDHLVVQDIFMTPTAEMAHVVLPAAAGWCESEGTVTSSERRVQRVRKALEPPAGARDDIEIICEIARRLGHDFGTPGAEQVWDEVRSLSPMHAGMSYRRLEELNGIQWPCLDEKHPGSLFLHGRLWADPVEGPPAPFHAVEFEPPVDALSEEFPIRLTTGRRLDSFNTGVQSGLYSSPLREGEFLHISPEDGSRYHVADGEMVCARSRRGSIPVPIRYDTGLRPGLAFMTLHFPDEVPTNVLTIDATDPKSGTAEFKASAIRIEKLEVPAAAPTG; from the coding sequence ATGGGCAAGGAGCAGCGGCGTCTGACCACGCCGATGATCCGCGACAACGGATCCCTGCGAGCGGCATCATGGGGTGAGGCTCTGGATCGAGCGGCCGCCGGCTTCAGGACCGCGATCTCGCACAAGGGTCCGACGGCGTACGGCTGCTTCAGCTGCTCGAAGACCACTAACGAGATGAACTTCATGGCTCAAAAGTTCGCCCGTGCAGTCATCGGCTCCAACAACGTCGACAGCTGCAACCGAACTTGACACGCGCCAAGTGTCGTCGGTCTGGCGGCAGTGTTCGGGGCAGGGGGAGGAACAAGTTCCTACCGTGAGGTCGAAGAAACGGATTTCATCATCTTATGGGGATCGAACGCGCGTGAGACGCACCCCATCTTCTTCCACCATGTCCTCAAGGGTGTCCATCGGGGAGCGCGCCTGATCGCGGTCGATCCGCGGCGAAGCAGCTCGGCACAGTGGGCGGATACCTGGCTTGGCATCGACGTGGGATCGGACATCGCGCTGGCCAATGCCATGGGCCGCGAGATCATTCACGCCGGACTTACGAACACCGAGTTCATCGAGCGCGCCACGACCGGCTTCGACGCCTACCGCGGAACCGTGGAGGGTTACACGTTGGAGCGGGCCGAGCGGGACACCGGGGTGCCGGCGGACGTCATCAAGACGGTGGCCCACGAGTACGCGCGCGCCGACCGCGCCCAGATCTGCTGGACGCTGGGAATCACCGAGCACCACAACGCCGTCGACAACGTGGTGGCGCTGATCAACCTCGCCCTGCTCACCGGCCACGTCGGGCGCTATGGCTCGGGACTCAACCCGCTTCGCGGGCAGAACAACGTCCAGGGTGGCGGCGACATGGGCGCGATCCCGAACAAGCTGCCCGGCTTCCAGGACGTGGAGGACGCTGAGAAGCGGGAGAAGTTCGAGCGGGCGTGGAACTGCATGATCCCGCCCAAGCGCGGCTGGCATCTGTCACAGATGTTCGAGGCCATGGACCGCGGGGACCTCACGACGCTCTATGTCATCGGGGAGAACCCGGCGCAGTCGGAAGCCGATCAGCAACGCGCCAAGCACCTGCTCGGCAAGCTGGACCACCTGGTGGTGCAGGACATCTTCATGACTCCGACCGCCGAGATGGCCCACGTGGTATTACCCGCCGCGGCTGGATGGTGTGAGTCGGAGGGAACGGTGACCAGCAGTGAGCGCCGGGTTCAGCGGGTCCGCAAGGCGCTGGAGCCACCCGCCGGCGCGCGGGACGACATCGAGATCATCTGCGAGATCGCCCGGCGGCTCGGTCATGATTTCGGGACGCCCGGCGCCGAGCAGGTCTGGGATGAAGTACGAAGCCTGAGCCCAATGCACGCCGGTATGAGCTACCGCCGGCTGGAGGAGCTCAACGGCATTCAGTGGCCCTGCCTCGACGAGAAGCATCCGGGGAGTCTCTTCCTGCACGGACGACTGTGGGCAGATCCCGTCGAAGGACCGCCCGCGCCGTTCCACGCGGTCGAGTTCGAGCCGCCCGTGGACGCACTCTCGGAGGAGTTTCCAATCCGCCTCACGACGGGGCGCCGCCTGGACTCGTTCAATACGGGCGTGCAATCGGGTCTATATAGTTCGCCGTTGCGCGAGGGTGAGTTCCTCCACATCTCACCCGAGGACGGCAGTCGCTATCACGTCGCGGATGGCGAGATGGTGTGTGCCAGGTCCCGGCGCGGATCAATCCCAGTGCCAATCCGCTATGACACCGGGCTGCGCCCCGGGCTCGCCTTCATGACGCTTCACTTTCCGGACGAAGTGCCCACCAACGTTCTGACCATCGATGCCACTGACCCGAAGTCGGGTACGGCGGAGTTCAAGGCAAGCGCGATCCGGATCGAGAAGCTCGAGGTGCCGGCGGCAGCGCCGACCGGCTAA
- a CDS encoding 5-oxoprolinase subunit PxpA — MRQLDLNADVGEGDPDADAALLLLVTSANIACGRHAGDPRTMRTTVALAVRHGVAVGAHPGYDDRANFGRRSMHLSAADIKDLLVEQLGAIDAIARSEGSILRHVKPHGALYNQAETDDLVAEAIVAAVRAFNPNLPLVGRAGSAMADAAAAVGHPFTPEAFADRRYRPDGSLLPRSQPGAVLTDPEEVARQVRSLVTHGEVIASDGSHLPIAFETLCLHGDTPGSAALAARIRQELSALGVAVSAPRSPGAATLRP; from the coding sequence GTGCGTCAGCTCGACCTGAATGCCGATGTCGGCGAAGGCGACCCGGATGCAGACGCTGCCCTATTGCTGCTGGTGACGTCGGCGAATATCGCCTGTGGACGGCATGCGGGTGATCCGCGGACGATGCGGACGACGGTCGCACTCGCAGTCCGCCACGGCGTGGCCGTCGGGGCACACCCAGGCTACGATGACCGGGCGAACTTCGGCCGGCGCTCGATGCATCTGAGTGCCGCTGACATCAAAGATCTCCTAGTCGAGCAACTGGGGGCGATCGACGCCATCGCACGGTCCGAGGGGTCCATCCTCCGCCACGTCAAGCCCCACGGCGCGCTCTACAACCAGGCCGAGACTGACGACCTGGTCGCGGAGGCCATCGTCGCTGCCGTTCGGGCTTTCAATCCCAACCTTCCCCTGGTCGGGCGCGCGGGGTCGGCGATGGCGGACGCCGCGGCGGCGGTCGGGCACCCCTTTACGCCGGAGGCGTTTGCCGACCGGCGCTACCGACCGGACGGCTCGTTGTTGCCACGGTCGCAGCCGGGCGCCGTGCTCACCGATCCGGAGGAGGTGGCGCGCCAGGTTCGTTCGCTGGTCACTCATGGTGAAGTTATCGCAAGCGACGGCAGCCACCTCCCGATTGCGTTTGAAACCCTATGCCTGCATGGCGACACGCCCGGCTCCGCGGCGCTGGCGGCCCGCATCCGCCAGGAGCTGAGCGCGCTTGGGGTGGCAGTCTCCGCGCCGCGTTCGCCGGGCGCCGCTACTCTCCGGCCCTGA
- a CDS encoding CAP domain-containing protein, which translates to MLAACDPVAPKPSGPSAESALDLMFQNKYAASAAQLQDLIKAHPQDAKDHATYALVLSYQTKLKPALDEAQAAQKLAPNDGFVLMVLTRVEDWNGALQSAALEGAAAIKAAPNSALARAFYGEALADVSRYDEALKQLTKGADLAKKGSAYDRGEVERNWANYYRDKKDYAQELNHLKLAAGAQPSWVERLLELARFSIARQDLSGATQYLQRAATQSPDDAGLREQLGDVALFAYDYDVAKSAYQAALKLQPRSALDLKMLGEFAVAVDKDPTAAAKDERAAIAAEPTDQEAGAYLVAVLRYLSKDEAAALQAAKQTVAPGGAGTAPAATFIDLDKAALDRQAIALATVNGYRKLAGLAPVTSSPVIHQSALAHAFYTFFNGALASIQGLGIHKEDPAGQGYTGDNQATRAQHFGYTPPSMGEVITHRSEPVGAVADWIDSVYHRFPLLRADLVELGYGDAYLGPLAVQVMDTSYREKTTGRVILYPAPNQVGVPPAFNGNEIPDPAPNASYPIGYPVTATFDRNSKVTIGAFHFRDPSGTDLPGITLRPTDPDMENSFAYLANVPLAAGTTYTADLTYTLNGTAGRAVWKFTTAVGPSPTPQSQTASIELR; encoded by the coding sequence TTGCTCGCCGCCTGCGATCCAGTCGCCCCCAAGCCCTCTGGGCCGAGCGCGGAGTCGGCGCTCGACCTCATGTTCCAGAACAAGTACGCGGCATCCGCGGCCCAGCTCCAGGACTTGATCAAGGCGCATCCGCAGGACGCCAAAGACCACGCCACCTACGCCCTCGTTCTGAGCTACCAGACGAAACTGAAGCCGGCGCTCGACGAGGCGCAAGCCGCGCAGAAGCTCGCTCCCAACGACGGCTTCGTGCTGATGGTGCTCACCCGGGTCGAGGATTGGAACGGCGCCCTCCAGTCGGCGGCACTCGAGGGCGCCGCCGCCATCAAGGCCGCGCCTAACTCGGCGCTCGCCCGAGCTTTTTACGGGGAGGCGCTCGCCGATGTCAGCCGCTACGACGAGGCCTTAAAGCAGCTCACCAAGGGCGCCGACCTCGCCAAGAAGGGCTCCGCCTACGACCGGGGGGAAGTCGAACGGAACTGGGCCAACTATTACCGCGATAAGAAGGACTACGCCCAGGAGCTCAATCACCTCAAGCTGGCGGCCGGCGCCCAGCCGAGTTGGGTTGAGCGGCTCCTCGAGCTGGCACGATTTTCTATTGCCCGGCAGGACCTGAGCGGCGCGACCCAGTATCTCCAACGAGCCGCGACGCAGTCGCCGGATGACGCCGGCTTGCGCGAACAGCTGGGCGACGTCGCCCTCTTCGCCTACGACTACGACGTCGCCAAGAGCGCCTACCAGGCCGCCCTCAAGCTGCAGCCGCGCAGCGCGCTCGACCTCAAGATGCTCGGCGAGTTCGCCGTCGCCGTGGACAAGGATCCGACCGCGGCTGCCAAGGATGAGCGCGCCGCGATCGCGGCCGAGCCGACCGACCAGGAGGCGGGCGCGTACCTGGTCGCCGTGCTCCGCTACCTCTCTAAGGATGAGGCCGCCGCCCTGCAGGCGGCCAAGCAGACGGTCGCTCCTGGCGGGGCCGGCACCGCGCCCGCGGCGACCTTCATCGACCTGGACAAGGCGGCGCTCGACCGCCAGGCCATTGCCCTGGCGACGGTCAACGGCTATCGGAAGCTGGCCGGCCTAGCTCCGGTCACGAGCTCACCAGTGATCCACCAGTCGGCGCTGGCCCACGCCTTCTACACCTTCTTCAATGGCGCGTTGGCCAGCATCCAGGGCCTGGGTATCCATAAGGAGGATCCCGCCGGCCAGGGTTACACGGGAGACAACCAGGCAACCAGAGCTCAGCATTTCGGCTATACGCCGCCGTCGATGGGTGAGGTCATCACCCATCGGTCCGAACCGGTCGGCGCGGTCGCGGACTGGATCGACTCGGTGTACCACCGCTTTCCGTTGCTGCGCGCCGACCTGGTGGAGCTGGGTTACGGCGACGCGTATCTCGGACCGCTGGCCGTGCAGGTGATGGACACGTCCTATCGAGAGAAGACAACCGGCCGGGTCATCCTTTATCCTGCCCCGAACCAGGTTGGCGTACCGCCGGCCTTCAACGGCAACGAGATCCCGGACCCGGCGCCGAACGCCAGCTATCCGATCGGCTACCCGGTGACCGCAACGTTCGACCGCAATTCAAAGGTCACGATCGGCGCCTTCCATTTCCGCGATCCGTCGGGTACGGACCTGCCAGGGATTACGCTGCGGCCGACCGACCCGGATATGGAGAACTCGTTCGCCTACCTCGCGAACGTCCCCCTCGCGGCGGGGACCACCTATACGGCGGACCTGACCTACACCCTCAACGGCACGGCCGGCCGCGCCGTCTGGAAGTTCACGACGGCGGTTGGACCCAGCCCGACGCCCCAGTCGCAAACGGCGTCGATCGAGTTGCGCTAG
- a CDS encoding GAF domain-containing sensor histidine kinase, whose amino-acid sequence MTERARKVDPGRLRVIPGGSPTPAPSYRLLTQVSAALSTSLDLDRTLKEILERMNALVAFDAATIFLLDDARHELHVKAALGVPVALKEVKSFKVGEGVVGWVVRHGATALIQDSSKDARYKVTGPERRAKTVLAAPLRAQDNLLGALVLVRAAKEPFGPEHQRLVEAIASQAAVAIDHARLFETERASRRRAEALLATAQAGSEAVTTTELLQRAVKQVAFAMRATAAAVILPDEEGEIIEAAFDAADPPAFGLESIRSQPLRALPLMAALHEAPRPLVVLRTARPALFDDAFWSHSEAQALAAVPVRWQGRMIAALIIGFADPERLTPAEVELLDEIGRQVALGMERLRLQARVQDQQNEMAVVAERNRIARDMHDGLVQYVYALGLQLEHARDLVAQQPDAVAPVLTGSIQQTNHVLSEMRTFIYQLRPIIMQEKEIGQWVLDLCRQFQEATGIPVKAQVGAPAEEELSPAISIALFRIIQETLANIYKHAEATQATLSLDFGASEARLVIEDDGRGFDVDARPARAIQQGHGLANIEERVRELGATLELESAPGAGTRLEAVFPYSR is encoded by the coding sequence ATGACGGAGCGTGCGCGTAAAGTCGACCCGGGCCGGCTCCGTGTCATCCCGGGCGGCAGTCCCACCCCAGCCCCTTCATACCGCCTGCTCACGCAGGTCAGCGCCGCGCTCAGCACCTCGCTCGACCTCGATCGCACCCTCAAGGAGATCCTGGAGCGGATGAATGCCCTCGTCGCCTTCGACGCAGCCACCATCTTCCTGCTGGACGATGCGCGGCACGAGCTGCACGTGAAAGCCGCCCTGGGGGTCCCGGTCGCGCTGAAAGAGGTGAAGAGTTTCAAGGTGGGCGAGGGCGTCGTCGGCTGGGTCGTTCGACACGGCGCCACCGCGCTCATCCAGGACTCCTCGAAAGACGCGCGCTACAAGGTGACCGGCCCGGAGCGCCGGGCCAAGACCGTGCTCGCCGCGCCGCTGCGCGCGCAGGACAACCTGCTGGGTGCACTGGTCCTGGTGCGCGCGGCCAAAGAGCCCTTCGGTCCCGAGCATCAGCGACTGGTGGAGGCGATCGCCAGCCAGGCCGCCGTGGCGATCGACCATGCCCGCCTCTTCGAAACCGAACGCGCCTCACGGCGCCGCGCCGAAGCGCTCCTGGCCACCGCGCAGGCAGGGAGCGAGGCGGTCACAACGACGGAATTGCTGCAGCGGGCCGTTAAACAGGTGGCTTTTGCCATGCGCGCCACAGCCGCCGCCGTCATCCTGCCGGACGAGGAGGGCGAGATCATCGAGGCGGCATTCGATGCCGCCGATCCGCCAGCCTTCGGCCTGGAGTCGATTCGCAGCCAGCCGCTCAGGGCGCTGCCGCTGATGGCTGCCCTGCACGAGGCACCTCGACCGCTCGTGGTGCTGCGCACCGCGCGGCCGGCACTGTTCGATGACGCCTTCTGGTCGCACAGCGAGGCGCAGGCGCTGGCGGCCGTCCCCGTCCGCTGGCAGGGTCGGATGATCGCCGCGCTGATCATCGGCTTTGCCGATCCTGAGCGGTTGACCCCCGCCGAAGTGGAGCTACTGGACGAGATCGGGCGCCAGGTCGCGCTGGGCATGGAGCGGTTGCGGCTGCAGGCACGTGTCCAGGACCAGCAAAACGAGATGGCGGTGGTCGCCGAGCGTAACCGGATCGCGCGCGACATGCACGATGGCCTCGTCCAGTATGTCTACGCGCTTGGGCTCCAGCTCGAGCATGCGCGCGACCTGGTCGCCCAGCAACCCGATGCGGTGGCGCCGGTCCTGACTGGTTCCATCCAGCAGACCAACCACGTGCTCTCCGAGATGCGGACCTTCATCTACCAGCTGCGGCCGATCATCATGCAGGAGAAGGAGATCGGCCAGTGGGTCCTCGATCTGTGCCGCCAGTTCCAGGAGGCAACCGGGATCCCGGTCAAAGCTCAGGTGGGCGCTCCCGCCGAAGAGGAGCTCTCCCCCGCCATTTCCATTGCCCTCTTCCGCATCATCCAGGAAACGCTCGCCAACATCTATAAGCACGCGGAGGCCACGCAGGCGACGCTGTCGCTGGATTTCGGCGCGAGTGAGGCCCGGCTCGTGATCGAGGACGACGGTCGGGGATTCGATGTCGACGCCCGGCCGGCGCGCGCCATCCAGCAGGGCCACGGCCTGGCCAACATCGAGGAGCGTGTTCGTGAGCTCGGCGCCACCCTCGAGCTGGAGAGTGCGCCGGGGGCGGGTACGCGCCTGGAGGCGGTGTTTCCCTACAGCCGATGA